A DNA window from Enoplosus armatus isolate fEnoArm2 chromosome 9, fEnoArm2.hap1, whole genome shotgun sequence contains the following coding sequences:
- the LOC139290266 gene encoding lysophosphatidylcholine acyltransferase 1, producing MRLSSNRHCAMEGDGQKMDQAPPFRNPFVHVLKFTPLEKAKIALMTVTLFPIRLLIAAFMMLLAWPFAFLASVGRSETTVEPQCLWRRLVDIILKIIMRVMWFAGGFHWMTVKGRRALPAEAPILTLAPHSSYFDAIPVTMTMASIVMKAESKDIPLWGTLIKYIRPVFVSRSDQDSRKKTVEEIKRRAHSGGEWPQIMIFPEGTCTNRSCLITFKPGAFIPTVPVQPVVIRYPNKLDTITWTWQGPGAFEILWLTLCQLHNEFVIEFLPIYTPSEEEKKNPALFAINVRRVMAKALGVPITDYSFEDCQLAMAEGQLRLPVDTCLLEYAKLVRRLGLKPRNTEKVLQEYGNRARKLEGQKLDLDDFAQFLDVPVSDMLRDMFALFDEHEDNCMDIREYVIALSVVCRPAKTLETMKLAFKMFEAEEDGAITEMELAVILKTALGVTHLSVSRLFTAIDAGDTGKITFDKFRSFVEQHPDFADEYLYTENTGLHSAPCHGHQTKPSLSSPNLQGTATTKTANGICPDFSPNDHGTIDGLLKKHN from the exons ATTGCATTAATGACTGTCACACTGTTCCCCATCCGTCTACTCATAGCTGCATTCATGATGCTGCTGGCTTGGCCTTTTGCCTTCCTGGCCTCAGTTGGGCGCTCAGAGACCACCGTCGAACCCCAGTGCCTCTGGAGGAG ACTGGTGGACATCATTCTCAAGATCATCATGCGGGTCATGTGGTTTGCGGGAGGTTTCCATTGGATGACTGTGAAAGGGCGAAGGGCATTACCTGCAGAAGCACCCATCCTCACCCTGGCACCCCACTCTTCGTATTTTGATGCCATCCCAGTCACAATGACAATGGCTTCAATTGTCATGAAGGCTGAGAGCAAGGATATACCTCTCTGGGGCA CTTTGATTAAGTACATCAGGCCAGTGTTTGTATCACGGTCAGACCAGGACTCCAGAAAGAAGACTGTGGAGGAGATCAAACGCAGAGCCCACTCTGGAGGGGAATGGCCTCAG ATCATGATTTTTCCAGAGGGAACATGCACCAATAGATCCTGCCTAATCACCTTTAAGCCAG GGGCCTTCATCCCAACTGTCCCAGTGCAGCCTGTGGTGATTCGTTAccctaataaactg GACACAATCACATGGACGTGGCAAGGGCCTGGAGC GTTTGAAATCTTGTGGCTGACCCTCTGCCAGTTGCACAACGAGTTTGTGATCGAG ttccTTCCTATCTACACAccctcagaggaggagaaaaagaaccCTGCTCTCTTTGCTATCAATGTGAGACGTGTCATGGCCAA AGCCCTGGGGGTACCCATCACAGACTATTCATTTGAAGACTGCCAGCTGGCCATGGCAGAAGGCCAACTGAGACTGCCAGTCGACACCTGTCTGCTGGAGTATGCCAAGCTCGTCAGGAGACTGGG GTTGAAACCCCGGAACACTGAGAAGGTTCTGCAGGAGTATGGGAACAGAGCCAGGAAGCTGGAGGGACAGAAGCTGGACTTGGATGACTTTGCTCAGTTCCTCGATGTGCCAGTTTCAGACATGCTGCGAGACATGTTTGCTCTTTTTGATGAG CATGAAGATAACTGCATGGATATCAGAGAATACGTGATAGCCTTATCTGTTGTATGCAGACCTGCCAAAACTCTGGAAACGATGAAATTGGCCTTCAAG ATGTTCGAGGCAGAGGAGGACGGTGCCATCACAGAGATGGAGTTGGCAGTTATCCTGAAGACGGCTTTAGGAGTGACTCACCTCAGCGTGTCCCGTCTGTTTACTGCCATCGACGCTGGAGACACAGGGAAGATCACATTTG ACAAGTTCAGAAGCTTTGTGGAGCAGCACCCAGACTTTGCAGACGAGTACCTGTACACAGAAAACACGGGCCTCCACAGCGCCCCCTGCCATGGCCACCAAACAAAGCCGAGCCTGTCTTCCCCGAACCTGCAAGGCACTGCCACCACCAAAACAGCCAACGGTATCTGCCCCGACTTCAGCCCCAACGACCACGGCACAATAGATGGACTCCTCAAGAAACACAACTAA